A stretch of the Diadema setosum chromosome 16, eeDiaSeto1, whole genome shotgun sequence genome encodes the following:
- the LOC140240292 gene encoding uncharacterized protein, with protein MRDPKLPPDEYNKRLHIYAETPGLQLPLMVPASEKELNVPPTSPVNSAAGGQQTNPYARIPAANFVEEEEEEEESGVAPPTSNAVAGASSSSSSSSQAVIGTQGSKPRDPIYAELAHTNSEDERVERIGSHDSQDTRTVPGSSGDASNTTPNSRIGNHENVSTHVSSRGDNARRKHVNRPTSPLTAASSLPSPGIRPTQGRAEQHTKTIRTHTRLDASLEIPSTPRPKLPGSSNNEDGGGVTLIKKVDLNPENDGDEDEVDTAGITLKHVKTLEDTASGPQGAANDEDRAPMPTDPDLDAGTALLKKKRRFRRNMIIIISFLMVLLIVVAAVIISLVIVTKG; from the coding sequence ATGAGGGACCCAAAGCTGCCGCCCGATGAATACAACAAGAGGCTGCACATCTACGCCGAGACCCCCGGCCTGCAGTTACCGCTGATGGTGCCTGCCTCGGAGAAGGAGCTGAATGTTCCTCCGACAAGTCCAGTTAACTCCGCGGCAGGTGGACAGCAGACCAACCCGTATGCGCGGATTCCTGCCGCGAACTTTGtcgaggaagaggaagaggaggaggagagcgGTGTCGCACCTCCAACGTCGAATGCAGTAGCAGGagcgtcgtcgtcgtcgtcgtcgtcgtcacaAGCTGTGATTGGAACTCAGGGATCGAAGCCCCGAGATCCGATCTATGCTGAGCTCGCCCACACCAATTCAGAGGACGAACGCGTTGAGCGGATAGGATCTCACGACTCACAAGACACTAGAACAGTGCCTGGTTCTTCGGGTGATGCATCTAACACGACGCCAAATTCAAGGATAGGGAACCATGAAAATGTATCAACGCATGTGAGCTCACGGGGCGACAACGCCCGGAGGAAACACGTGAACAGACCAACATCTCCATTAACCGCAGCATCGAGTTTACCTAGCCCAGGAATTAGACCCACGCAAGGCAGAGCAGAGCAACACACCAAAACGATACGAACTCACACGCGGTTGGACGCCAGTCTGGAGATTCCGTCTACGCCACGGCCGAAGCTGCCGGGTTCCAGCAACAACGAAGACGGCGGCGGGGTGACCCTCATCAAGAAAGTCGATCTCAACCCAGAGAATGATGGTGACGAGGATGAAGTTGACACTGCAGGCATCACCCTCAAGCACGTGAAGACTCTTGAGGATACGGCTTCTGGGCCCCAGGGCGCCGCCAATGACGAAGACCGTGCCCCGATGCCGACCGATCCCGACTTGGATGCGGGAACCGCGCTGCTGAAGAAGAAGCGGCGGTTCCGGCGGaatatgatcatcatcatttctttcCTCATGGTCCTGCTCATCGTCGTGGCAGCCGTCATCATCTCCCTCGTCATCGTCACCAAAG